The Raphanus sativus cultivar WK10039 chromosome 6, ASM80110v3, whole genome shotgun sequence sequence TTACAATGACGACAAAATATGGGTATAGAGCTAATTAGGTGATCTTTCTTGTGTGTACGATGCAATTACTCTTGATTTTATGGTATTGTATTGACTTTTATTTCATGGTGTAGAGTTTATTATTCGtagattatattattatttcgttttattttttatttcaaattattttctattattttcgaAAGCACGGGTGTCAtagttttgttatttaaaaataatgttttgaaatctaaaaaaaaaaattgataactaACTGAACGGGccttgtggtcaagtggcagtggacgggtctgggacgctaacacgtttcaggttcgatcctcctgctatgcgaaactaagtcacattgttctgttcacctaacgcggatatgggtccatgctttaggacccatttgaatgcccaggagaaggagtccatccgcggacttgcgactcccccgggggttaggtctggttccaatagtgacccgggtttaacccttgttttagcaaaaaaaaaaaaaaaaaattgataactatttttaaagaaatttgatATCTATTAATGGCACCAGTTGATAAAACTAATCCTTGCTTGTTTTTTCAACAATGTGTTCTTGTTCAACAATACTTTAGACATTCTCTCAGGTCGTTCTGGGAGAGATTCAATTTACTCCAGAGGCAGAAATGGTAGATAATTTATCGGCTGAGGCGAATTTATCTACTGCTTCCGGTGTTCCTTTTGTCGCCGTTGGAATTTCTTCCAGCTCCGTGTTGTAAACTGGAATGACAGTGGTAATTAACTCTCTTCAGTCTCCTGAAAGTATGGTTGCAGCGGATGATCTGCCACTGGCAGAATTAAAATGACTCACGTTTTGCATGTTTTCGTTTTGACACGTATCTTAATCTGTTTATACATGATACACATGTATCTAGCTATGTTCTCACGTGTTGAGCTAAATAAATGTACTCTTTTACCTTTGGACTTTATGAAACAAAGAAGTTGACAAAACATATTAAGTGGAATCATCACCTCTTCCccataaagttttaaaatggaATGTTAGTCTATTAAATTTACTAAACTCTCTCGGACGATAGTATGTATTACGTCAAAAGATTGGCATTGTGTGGTCCGCCATCTTCGTTGTCTATATATGAGTTAAAATGCAGACTCTGTTCACCCAAACATCCATGTTAGAAAAACACAGAAGCTACCTAACAGAGAGaaatctagagagagagaaagagaagaaatgacaTTACAAGAGAAAGGAGATGATTACACCAAAGATGGAACTGTTGATCTTCGAGGCAATCCTGTCCGAAGATCCCAAAGAGGTCGTTGGAAAGCTTGTTCCTTCGTCATtggtatgtattataatttCCCATATTTTTGGATATCTGTGTAGTATATGATTAATTACAATGTATATGTGGTTGATATTTGGAAAGTTAAATGTTTAGTGTACGAGATATTTGAAAGAATGGCTTATTATGGGATATCGAGCAATCTAGTGATGTTCATGACTACCAAATTGCACCAAGGCACGGTCCAGTCGTCAAACAATGTAACCAATTGGGCTGGGACCAGTTGGCTCACTCCCATCTTGGGTGCTTACGTGGCAGACGCTCAACTTGGTCGTTACCTCACTTTCGTAATTTCTTCCGCTATCTGTTTTCTGGTATGTAATATTATACTATTCTCTTAAcatataagaaacaaaaaaatacaaaaagctAAATTAATATATCTATGTGTAGTGTTATTTTAACTATTAGTCTGGAATatcttgttcaaaaaaaaaaaagtctggaatatcaaaaaaataaaatatgtaaacattggttgacaaaaaaaagtatgtaAACATTGGTCAATTGTGGACCAGTATAAATCATTCGCGTTATCTtccacatattaaaaaaaatattacattcagttcaaaaaaaaaaatatattacatatatatcgCATGGTCCCTAATTGTCATTTTTTTAAGATCAACCTATAAATGTTTATGATCTTTTAAATTCAGATCCGGCTCTGTATAGACATAACAAAATGGTTGTGACAACGTGAATCCTGTAGTATGCCTAGAAACGTAACTCATGAATATGAATTTAGAAATATACAGAAAAATAGTAAGCCTCATCATGGCATATTAGTGGTTAGAGCGTCAAAATGGTTAAAGTTCTTAGACTGCATTGTTGGCTGCGACGTTTGAGAAATATTAAATCACGGAAACCACCGGTTTACtgataattttcttaattacaGGGGATGTTGGTGTTAACTTTATCAGTATCTATACCGGGAATGAAACCACCCGAATGTCCTACCGCTAGTGCTGAAAACTGCGTGCAGGCTTCAGTTCTACAGTTGGCGGTTTTCTTTGGAGCATTATACATATTAGCGATTGGTACAGGTGGTACAAAACCTAACATATCAACAATAGGGGCCGATCAATTCGACGAGTGGGATTTAAAGGAGAAGATACAGAAAACCTCATTCTTCAACTGGTGGATGTTTAGTATTTTCTTTGGTACTCTATTTGCCAACACTATTCTTGTCTATGTTCAAGATAATGTAGGCTGGGTCTGGGgttatgggcttccaactttgGGACTTGCTATTTCCATTTCTGTTTTCTTGTTGGGCACTCCTTTTTACCGCCATAAACCCCCAACGGGAAGCCCTTTCTTGACGATGGCTCGAGTCATTGTGGCTTCATTTCGCAAAGCGAAAGCACCAATGACGTGTGACCCCACATGCTTCCACGAACTTTCTTCACTGGAATATGAGCGGAAAGGCACCTTTCCGATCCACTCCACTCAAAGTTTAAGGTAATGATTCTTAGTATATCATAATGTAAAACTAGAATTATTTTTGGGAGATGAAACATTGTCTTTACttcttcaaaattttggaaGTCAATATACATACCAAATTATTGAACCAaaatttttgttaactttttttactaaattgtCAACCCTCAAAATATCAGGACCGACTTTGCATATATAACTGATGGTATATTGCAGGTTTTTAGATAGAGCTTCGCTGAAAACAGGAACAATCGGTCAGTGGAATGTTTGTACAACCACAGAAGtcgaagaaacaaaacaaatgctAAATATGCTACTTATCTTGTGCATAACTTTTGTCCCAAGCGCGATGATCGCTCAAGTTAACACTTTGTTTGTCAAACAAGGAACCACTATAAACGCAAGGATTGTCGGAAATTTTAGCATCCCACCAGCGAGTCTCTCCGCCTTTGGAACAGTCTCATTCCTCGTGTCCATTTTCCTATATGATCGAGTCTTTGTCAAGATAACCCAAAAATTCACCGGAAATCCAAGGGGCATTACTTTGCTTCAACGGATGGGAATTGGTCTTATCTTCTACACCATCGTCATGACCGTCGCATCTTTCACCGAAAGgtattaagatttaaaataaaatgatcactTTGCATAAATATTTCATAAGTGGGGCTTACATCAACTAAATGCTTccattgaaaaatatatagtgccATTAGTAATTAGCAGGGCCTGATCTAAGTTTTAGGGAATCTAAACACTTTTATGTTagtttaaattacaaaaatctCGACAGTTTGAAGGTCATGCGACCTGTATAATAGGTCTTTAAAGTTTAGAAGTGAAGTCAAATGTTTTATCCGTTTGTGCCCAAAACCGGCTCTAGTAGTTCATGTTTTCTTGTATTGAATAAATGGCCTTACTGTTTCTTACTTGCATATTTGTTACAGGTATAGACTCAAAGTTGCTGCTGATCATGGACTCATTCACCAAACGGGTGTAAAACTACCGTTGACAATCTTGGTGCTGCTTCCTCAACTCGTGCTTATGGGTATGGCTGATGCTTTCTTAGTAGTTGCGAAGCTCGAATTTTTCTACGATCAAGCTCCTGAAAGCATGAAAAGTCTTGGCACATCGTATTCGTTAACAAGTCTAGGGATCGGGAATTTCTTGAGCAGTTTCTTGCTGTCCACGGTTTCTAAGATAACAATAAAACGTGGAAGAGGATGGATTTTGGATAATCTTAACGAGTCTAGGTTGGATTATTATTACTTGTTCTTTGCGCTTCTTAATTTTATCAACTTCTCCTTGTTCTTGGTCGTGGTTAAGTTTTATGTTTATAGAGCTGATGTTACTCATTCAGTGGATGTGAAAGAAGAGGAATCGAAGGTGATGGGTATCAACGAGGAtgaataatatagaaatattgTTCTTTCTAcagttttctgttttcttttaatttcaGTGATTATCTCCTTGTACATTTACTTCATACTCTGGTCATAGTCCCTCTCTATCAGTATAAGTGGTTTTAAAGGTTTTTTCGcctaaattaagaaaatacaaatttttatataatttatattagctatataattatattattaaatgaaacttcttcagccaatataaaaaatacatagtattttgtaattggtcacaaaATTCAAATTCTATTAAATCCTACTTAGAATATTGAGAACATCAATTATTTTGGAACAAAAAATTTCtttaaacaccacttaaaatgATGCGGAGGAAGTATATAAATGTGTTTAAGAAGAAAATGCtaatttaattctcaaaatctttaaaattcaCACTTTTATCTCCATCTCTTCAGTATGGCATACAGAAGTGTGTAATTTGCTTGGACGTCTACAGTTTACGTTACGCACTAACATTAGTCTAATTTTCCCCAAATCTAACCCTAATCGTTTTCAGTTTCATGGACAGCATCTCTAGAAATTTAGGATCTAGTCGATGATTTGTTGTTTTAATCAACAAGAAGTTGGTCTACTGGCTATTGAATACAAATTTAAgacaaaaaacaaattaaatgcAATTAAAGAATtagtccaaattttttttttttggcggatctattatgctattagaaataatgagaaacattacatagaAGATACTACAGCTGACCATTCTACCTGCCTTATTAGAATTCATGTCTGACTGCATCATCCTGAGCCGCCCTATGAGATCTATTCCTGACGGTATTCCTTGCGCCATGCTGAAGATCCCTTGTAAGACTTGTCTccaatattctgcataattTGCCTTCTCCGGGAATTGAAACCCAGACCTCCTGGTGTAGAAATTGCGTCGCCTGGGATTCGAACCCCAGACttgggtgtagaagcctttaaaccttgacCACTAGGCCACGGTGCTTTCActaaaagagagagaaaattgttattcattCTCACACATATAATTACAAAATGACTTAAAacttataaacaaatataagcAAAATATTAACTAgttactactccctctgtttctgaataagtgtcattttagagttgtgcacacagattaagaaatcattaaattttacatattttcgatacaaaaacatcattacccatacatctcaaccaataaaaaaataaaatacagaataaagttaataaattctgcattgaaatgctaaaacaacacttattttgcaacgaaaaaaattctctacaacgacatttaatatgaaacggagggagtataatttaGTTATTTCGTTAATATTCATGCATGAGAAAGTCACCTATTACTCATTTAACCAActttgttaagaaaaaaaattaaatatgtataaaaatatgacaaaaagTATAAGAGAGTACAACCAATAATCaatgtaaacaaacaaaactacaTTTAGGGTGtctttcaaatatttacaagataaaattttacaataaaaataaaaataaagccTGAGAATAGTCAATTGATCAAATACAATAAGATCTGGGTAAAAATTCCAAATCCGAAGAACAAAACCACTTATGATCCGGGAAAAGTACGAATCCAAATCAAAATTGGTTACAGATTTGAACGAATcaataattttagtatttaaaaaatctgaaaccGAACCTGgctaaatcaaaatattttggatatccgaATAGATCTGAATCatataaatatacttaaatatattaattatttttgtatttaatatctagaagaatttttaaaataaataaataattgaaaatatataaataataaaaattaaatatttaaaatcgctgaaaatattcaaaacaccaaaagtatttgaactatttatttattctccaactaaatattcaaaataaactaatttcTATGCTAAGTTTAGCtattttggcatacattattaaaatttatatgatatatattattattttttatttttataaaatttaaaatatatatgaattttcaacttgaaaaaataatttaaccgggttatctgaacccgaaTAAAATCCGTAAGGATCTGAATCCGCAAAAATCCGAAACGaactcaaaccaaaatttaaaagtatctgAATATGACTGAAATCTCTACCCCGGAACTTGAATAAATCAGAACCGAATACAGATGGATATCCAAACGCTCATCCCTAAATACAATCACCTCTTATGTACTTTGCTATTTTTCTCTAATAtaataaatctataatataGATGGAATCAACTCCAATATATTATCTACAATAGCATTCctttatatttagaataaaaatagaagAATGTTAGATATTTGAATCATTACATGTATTTTGTTTTCGATAAAAGATACATATATTCTGCTCGTACATTTTCCTAATTTATTTGGTAGATCCTCTTGTTCTTCTGATCTAGATTATACTTTTTGTCTGTATTAGCCTTTAGAGTAGTTTGCTATGTTTCTTGAGTTATTTTCACTGTAAGgcagttttgagttttttattacattttcatGTAATACATTTTCATGTTTCTTTCTCAAGACGATTCTGCTgggttttttttgtaacagtaACACGATTCTGCTGGTTAATGTGTCTAAAGAAAGACATATTTCCTGGTGGCTTTATTTTTTAGAGGGGTTCTTGTAACTCGCTAGCCTAGTATTTTATTCTGTaattttctgtttaattatCATTGTAACACTTTACAAATAGAGACgtgtttttatttagtttaataaaagtaagatgggaaaaatataataataaatatagtaatgtttttgaaaattaaagttatcaTATCTGATCAAGTGTATGAATAGGGATGAGACAGATTTGGATACATGCGAAATTTAAAGTATCTAGATTCGGATTCGAATTCACTGAATCCATAGATTTAGTATTAGGATCCGGATTCATGgcttttagatatttacattctGGATATACGTCTAGATATTATATTATCTGCGGATATCTAGATTCGAAATTCAgattcataaaaataattaaaaatatatattaaaattcgaaaaataagacataaattaaatatttatacaatatatatatatatatataaatttataaatatctatatctatgtatataatattaaaaagtaaaatataatattataaaattaattttatgtgtaaatattaatatattttaaagatatggaACGGATCCAGATATCTAaacctaaaaattaaaatgtggGATCCAGATTCAGTTTTGATGGAACCaagattttattatatgaatcTGGATTCAAATTACTACAAGGGAAAGGGGAAAATATAGCACAAGAAGATAGCATTCTTGTCTAAAATGCTATCTTTAacttaatctatttttttaagataGCGTTTTCAAATACCTATGCTATTGTTTGTTTTTTCGGATtcctaaatatgttaaaaaCGTTATCTATAGTTTAGGCAGAAAAAGTTTCAATTTCCCGCTAAGTACTTAGcgaaaaaaggaaaatgaaatTCTTCCACTTGTTTtcacaaataaaacaaaagaaagtgaaaagagaaaaaaaaaatcacggtttagggcatctccaatcccactctatttttcattctaaaatagagtttagaataaaaatgttttaatggtagagtgaaaaatagggttactccaaatatagaataaattatcttttttttgttcatcactttATTTTCTATTCTAAAATAGAGTCACTCTATTGATTCTAGAGTAGAAACTAGAGTAAAGCATTGAAGATggtattatgtttttctttccatctcttttctcttcctcttcattccaAGACCTCATTGCCGACTTAATCTCCGAGCATAACACACACAAATATTTTTCCTCCATTGATTCTGTTGTTCATCTCGTTAGATTATTGCATGGATTCAACAGCACATACTTGATTTGAGGATCCTCGCCAATGAGAAGCTCTGAGGTACCTTCGTTGGCTTGgttcttaaaaatatatcttcaaTGTGTACTCACCTAGTAGCAGTCCTTTCTTCGAGTTAGTTTATCTCTTGATCTGTTGTTTTTCTTATGGATTTGATTGAGGATAAGTGTTGAGGATCCCGTGGCAAAAGGAAGTTGGAGGATGCACAAGAGGCTTGACTACAGAGGAGGCAAATCGTGCAAACCTGAGTATTGGAGGATGAGAGTACAATCTTTGAGTTATATATGAGAAATCAACTTAGTTTAGGTCAAGTGAGCTCAAGAATGTGTCCATTcttaggtttaggtttaggtttagtttagtttatgttttgattatttgtaaacaattttgatatataaaattttaaaatatttatattttgtaaacactttcgatatataaaatattttttattattttttaataatgttataataaaagttattatttGCTATTATAAGTTATACAATTACACAACTAAAAGAACACTatcaaactaatattttaacatAGCGTACGCAAAAATGCTATTTAAAATGTCAGAAAAAATTGCTAGGGAAGATATACATCATTGGCCATAACGCTATGTTATCATGTAATAATGTTTTCCATATGCTATATATGTGATATTTTCTTATAGTGAACATTTTGGATATCTTATTTTTCAAGCGAATCTGAAACGGATCTAGGATCGAATCCGGATTTTGGATAATAAATCCAAAGCCTATCTAGGAGTGCATAACATCACTAGTTTTTACATTTCATCTTAagattaaaatagaaaaataatgaaaagaaaagTGGAGATCTTCTCTCATATGAGagattttactaaatttatgaAAGGTTGATTTTACATGTGGTACATGATGAATGGTCAAAAACAAATTTGGTAGATATTTTAGTATAGttgtctttttatatataaaatatacttaaaagAGTCATTCTTATCTCTGACACCTGTTATGATAACATTTTTGTTGTATGTTtagtcaaaataattttattgagATTTTAGTATTTTCACTTATTTTCAATAGTActtttagtaatataatattgaCCAAAGGggtgtttccaaataataatcCTGAATTAATTGTTTGAGGTATGTGACTCATCCAGAATTAGTGATTACTCAGCAATTTGTGATTACTCAGcaatttatctaaatattatGATTTTCCAAGTGACTCATTCGCTCATTTCctctctctttatatacataatacatgAGACCAAGCAACAAccctcgaacaaaaaaaaagaagaacgagAGGAGGGAGGAAATGACATTGCAAGAGGTAGGAGATGATTACACAAAAGATGGAACTGTTGATCTTCGAGGCAATCCTGTTCGAAGATCCCAAAGAGGTCGTTGGAAAGCTTGTTCCTTCGTCATTGGTATGTATTATAATTACCCTTATTTTTAGATATCTGTGTATTATGTGATTTATTACAATGTATATGTGGTTGATATTTTGGAATGTTAAATGTTTAGTGTACGAGATATTTGAAAGAATGGCTTATTATGGGATATCGAGCAATCTAGTAATATTCATGACTACTAAATTGCACCAAGGCACGGTCCAGTCGTCTAACAGTGTGACCAATTGGGTTGGGACCAGTTGGCTCACTCCAATATTGGGTGCTTATGTTGCCGATGCCCATCTCGGCCGCTACATTACTTTTGTCATCTCTTCcgctatttattttttggtacgTATAGTTTAATCATCTCTTCCGATATTGTGTATAATTTATAGAATCCCTCAACTTTTAGAAAGAAAAGTAGAATAAAAGAGTAACCTACAGTTTAACAATAATCCCCCAAAAATCATTCATAACCTACAGTTTTGAAACAACGTGCAATGCATGACTATATATAGTTGGATTCGTGTATAGATTTTGGTGGACGGATGAACGTTAGAAAGATTAATATATAGtacttaaaagaaaattatattgtcacaattaaaattttattgtattttaccaaaaagaCATGCTGCGTGGGTGAACCATAACCCAATTTAAGAACAGTTTAGTGATTAAAGAATGCACCGGTGACTTTCACAATGTCGTGTTGTCATGACAACAAGATTAAACCTGTTAACTTCAAATTGATTTAACCGGTTAGTTTATGTATCATTCCCAGGGAATGGTGTTGCTGACACTATCAGTTTCTGTACCGGACCTTAGACCACCGAAATGTACAAAGACTAATGTTGAAGACTGTGAAAAGGCTTCGGTTTTACAATTAGCCGTTTTCTTTGGAGCGTTATACATATTAGCAATTGGTACAGGAGGCACCAAACCAAACATTTCTACAATAGGAGCTGATCAGTTCGATGTCTTTGACCCAAAGGAGAAGATTCATAAACATTCATTTTTTAATTGGTGGATGTTTAGTATCTTCTTTGGTACTCTCTTTGCCACAACCGTTCTTGTTTATGTTCAAGATAATGTAGGATGGGCCTTAGGTTATGGGCTTCCAACATTGGGGCTTGCGATTTCCATTATCATATTCTTGGTAGGTACTCCATTTTACCGTCATAAACTTCCCACGGGAAGCCCATTCACGAAGATGGCTAGAGTCATTGTGGCTTCACTTCGTAAAGCTCAAGCGCCTATGTCACGTGATCCCACATGCTTCCATGAGCTCCCTTTGTTGGAATATGAGAGCAAGAGAACATTCCCAATCCATC is a genomic window containing:
- the LOC108806829 gene encoding protein NRT1/ PTR FAMILY 5.2, with product MRPSNNPRTKKKKNERREEMTLQEVGDDYTKDGTVDLRGNPVRRSQRGRWKACSFVIVYEIFERMAYYGISSNLVIFMTTKLHQGTVQSSNSVTNWVGTSWLTPILGAYVADAHLGRYITFVISSAIYFLGMVLLTLSVSVPDLRPPKCTKTNVEDCEKASVLQLAVFFGALYILAIGTGGTKPNISTIGADQFDVFDPKEKIHKHSFFNWWMFSIFFGTLFATTVLVYVQDNVGWALGYGLPTLGLAISIIIFLVGTPFYRHKLPTGSPFTKMARVIVASLRKAQAPMSRDPTCFHELPLLEYESKRTFPIHPTGSLRFLDRASLKTGPTNKWSLCTITEVEETKQMLRMLPVLFITFVPSMMLAQVITLFVKQGTLLNRHITSNFSIPPASLVGFTTLSMLVTIVIYDQIFVKLARKLTGNPRGITLLQRMGIGIILHILIMIIASVTERYRLKVAAEHGLVHRTDVPLPLTIFVLLPQFVLMGLADTFLEVAKLEFFYDQAPESMKSLGTSYMTTSLAVGNFMSSFLLSTVARVTKNQGRGWILNNLNESRLDYYYMLFAVINLINFIFFLMVAKSYVYRAEITDSANVKQETKVLDNNE
- the LOC108810982 gene encoding protein NRT1/ PTR FAMILY 5.2-like, whose amino-acid sequence is MTLQEKGDDYTKDGTVDLRGNPVRRSQRGRWKACSFVIVYEIFERMAYYGISSNLVMFMTTKLHQGTVQSSNNVTNWAGTSWLTPILGAYVADAQLGRYLTFVISSAICFLGMLVLTLSVSIPGMKPPECPTASAENCVQASVLQLAVFFGALYILAIGTGGTKPNISTIGADQFDEWDLKEKIQKTSFFNWWMFSIFFGTLFANTILVYVQDNVGWVWGYGLPTLGLAISISVFLLGTPFYRHKPPTGSPFLTMARVIVASFRKAKAPMTCDPTCFHELSSLEYERKGTFPIHSTQSLRFLDRASLKTGTIGQWNVCTTTEVEETKQMLNMLLILCITFVPSAMIAQVNTLFVKQGTTINARIVGNFSIPPASLSAFGTVSFLVSIFLYDRVFVKITQKFTGNPRGITLLQRMGIGLIFYTIVMTVASFTERYRLKVAADHGLIHQTGVKLPLTILVLLPQLVLMGMADAFLVVAKLEFFYDQAPESMKSLGTSYSLTSLGIGNFLSSFLLSTVSKITIKRGRGWILDNLNESRLDYYYLFFALLNFINFSLFLVVVKFYVYRADVTHSVDVKEEESKVMGINEDE